Genomic DNA from Halomonas sp. BDJS001:
CGATGCCGATAATCAGCATCAGGGACGTGGCGGTGAATACTTCCCGCATGCCGGACTGAACCACGTAGCGGAACAGCGGCCGGCTCAGGTAATGGCCGCAGACAATCACGACCATGATCGCACCAACAACGGCCAGCCCATGCGCCCAGCCCGGCAGGTTCTCAACCAGGCTCAGGCTGCTGTGTCCATGCTCTGCGTCGGTGGCGGAGATTCCGGACACGGCCAGTAGCGGGATGACGGCCAGCATGGGAATCACCGCAATGTCCTGGAAGAGCAGCACCGAAAAGGCACTCTGGCCGCCTTCGGTTTTGACCAGCCCCTTTTCGGTCAGCGTCTGCAGGACAATCGCCGTTGAGGAGAGGGAAAAGAGAAACCCCACCGCCACCGCGGTTTGCCAGGCCATCCCCAGCGACCAGGCAAAGCCGGAGGCGGCGGCTGCGGTCAGTGCGACCTGCAGGCCGCCAAGCCCGAGCAACCGCACCCGCATGGCCCAGAGGGATTTGGGGTCAAGCTCCATCCCCACCAGGAACAACATCATGACCACGCCGAACTCGGCAAAATGCTGAAGAGTGATGGCCTCCTGGCCCACCAGTCCGGCCACCGGCCCTATGACCACACCGGCCACCAGGTAGCCGAGTACCGACCCCAGGCCAAACCGTCTGGCCAGCGGTACCGCGATCACCGCCGCCACCAGGTATATAAACGCCTGAACAAAGTAGTCAGTCATCAGAGTCGCCAGTCATGTCCGTGGGCCGAAAAGCAGATATCCCCCTTCTAACCGTAGACCAACGGCTGCATTTCGCTTCCGGTTTCGAAGACGGGGGCAAAAAAGGGGAGGGGGAAGCCTGTTTTCTTCCATGTCCAGCGCGGTCATAAACAAAATCGGGCTGGTTTGCTACCTGCTTTTTTCGTGTTTTTGCGGGAGTTGATTTCGTCCCAGTCAATAGCCAAGTTTTATAGTAAGCCCTGTAAAGTGTTCAAGAATCGACGTGCTCACGAGCGGCCAGACTAGCGCTCAACATACTTTTCCAGACCAGCCCAACCAGCACAATCGCCAGTACCCCAAACAGCACGACGGCGCCCGGTGCATCCAGCACCTGCAGGGTCAGCCCTGAAATTACCAGCCAGAGCGCGGGAATGATGACGGCGATCCAGAGAGCGACGCCCCGCAGCATGATAAGCACAAGTCCCAGCGTGGTGACCGCCGTGGGGTCGGCGTGTATGCCGAACACTTCCGCCTGGTACCAGGAACCGCCGCTCAGCGGCGCTATCAGCGGCATGATGATCAGGCCGAAGAGGGTGATGGCGGTGCCCAGAATGACGGGCGGGCTTGTGTTACGCGGGGCTTTATCCATTCCCCACCCCGTTAGCGCCATAACTACCAGCAGCACGGCCTGGGCGAAGAAGGCATAGCCAACATAGCCTCCGGCCCAGTTGAGTTCTGCATAGCGCTGAAGGAAAAAAGCGACGGCGACGAAGGCCCAGAGCGGGGCGGGTAGCAGGCAGGCTGTTCGCGGGCGGTTTTTCAGCGCCAGCGCAAGGGTCGCGGCGCCGAGCCCGAGTGTCAGTAGATGCAGCGGCCAGAAGGTTTCGCCCATGCGCTCCAGCAGGCGAAAGTAAACCTCCGCGGTGAAGGGGATAAAGTCCTGCAACTGGTAGCTCGTCCAGGCGTTCATAGTGACTCGATAGTGTCGGCCATTCGCGTTCGGGCATCGGCCGAAGGCATGGGGGATTGGCCGGCGCGCATATTCTCGCGCAGGTGCTCGACCTGGGTGGTGGCGGGGATCGCGCAGATGATCGCCGGGTGACTGACGATAAACTTGAGCAGAAAGTCCGCCCAGGTTGTGCAGCCGCATTCTTCTTTTGCCCACTCGGGCAACGGCGCGTTACGGCGTTTGAGGTTCTTGATCAGGCTGCCGCCATCGTATGGCCGATTGGCGATCACGCCGATGCCCCGCTCTTCTGCCAGGGGCAGTAGCCGGTTTTCGGCTTCGCGGTGGGTGATGTTGTAGGTGAGCTGAACGAAGTCGATATCCTCAGACGACATGATTTGCTCGATCTCGCGGTGGCGGCGCCCGTGGGAGGTGGTAACGCCGACATGGCCGATAACGCCTTCGGCTTTCATTTCCTGCAGCGCGGCCAGGTGCTCGCGCCAGTCGGTCAGGTTGTGCACCTGCACCAGGTCGAAGTGATCTAGTGTCCAGCGCTCTTTCAGCTCGGCCACTTGCTCGCGGGCGGAACCACCGGCGGGGCTCCAGACCTTCTCAGCGGAAAACAGGCTCTCGGGCGTGCCGAGTTGTTGCAGGGCATAGCCCATCACATCCGGCGCCGAGCCGTACATGGGCGAGGAGTCGATCAGGCCACCGCCATGCTCGAAAAATGCCTTGACCACCTCGGTACGCGCATCGAGCAACTTTGGGTCGTTGCCAACGTTGAAGGTGCGCCAGGTGCCCATGCCGATAACGGGCAGTTTTTTGTCCGTGCCCGCAAAGGTCTTCTGTTGTATCCCGCCGGTGTTGGCAAGAAGCGATGCGGTGGGAAGCGTCATGGCGGCGAACGTAGCGCCGATGAGCGCAAGGCTTTGTCGGCGGGTGATGTTGATGCGAGGATTCATAATGGTCGCTCCTTCCGATGTTTTTGACTCGGCAGGGTGGCAGCCAACACCAGCACAAAGCAGGTCAGCACAAATACCTTATTCACAAACCAGTTGGTGCGCCAGATCGACCACTCAGGGTCGGCAAGAAAACGGGTGAACATGGTGCAGATGATGAGGATTTCAATGACGGACATGCCCACCGCCAAGGCACGCGTGTAGCGAGGCCGTTCGAGCAGCGCCCAGCCAAGCCAGACGTGAGCCACTGGCCATAGATCCCAATAGACATAGCGTGCCCAGGGCTCGCCGTATGCTAGCGCGTAACCAACCGGAAACAGGTATTTGATAAACAGCGTCCAGGTCGCGAGGATAAACAGCAGGTGGGCGAGGAAGCTGATCCAGGCGTTGGGTTGTCGGGCGTGCAGTGACATGGCAGCGCTCCTGTCCTAGTCCGTTATCCTGATCCGTTAATGGCGCGTCCTCACACTATCTGCAAAGAGTGCTTACGCGATGGCGGAGGAAAGGCGGCATCGATCTGGGCCAGGTCATCTTCGTCGAGTCTGAGTTTATCAGCGTCGGCGTTCTGTTTGAGATGCTCCAGATTCACGGCTTTAGGGATAGCCATCACCCCGGAGTGGCGCAGAGCCCAGGCGAGGGCGACTTGCGCAGTCGTGGCGCTGTGCTTGTCGGCGATGCGTTGCAGGGTGGCGTCACGCAGTAGCGTGCCGCCTTGGCCGATCGGGCAGTAGGCCATGAGCGGCATGTTGTGCTGTGCTTGCCAGGGCAGCAGGTCGTATTCAATGCCGCGTGCTTCAGGGTTGTAGAGTACCTGATTGGTGGCGCAAGCGGGTGCGTCGAGCTCTGCCAAGTCGTCAATGTCAAAGTTCGACACGCCCCAGCGCAGGATCTTGCCCTGCTCGCGTA
This window encodes:
- a CDS encoding MFS transporter permease, with translation MNAWTSYQLQDFIPFTAEVYFRLLERMGETFWPLHLLTLGLGAATLALALKNRPRTACLLPAPLWAFVAVAFFLQRYAELNWAGGYVGYAFFAQAVLLVVMALTGWGMDKAPRNTSPPVILGTAITLFGLIIMPLIAPLSGGSWYQAEVFGIHADPTAVTTLGLVLIMLRGVALWIAVIIPALWLVISGLTLQVLDAPGAVVLFGVLAIVLVGLVWKSMLSASLAAREHVDS
- a CDS encoding aldo/keto reductase, with the protein product MNPRINITRRQSLALIGATFAAMTLPTASLLANTGGIQQKTFAGTDKKLPVIGMGTWRTFNVGNDPKLLDARTEVVKAFFEHGGGLIDSSPMYGSAPDVMGYALQQLGTPESLFSAEKVWSPAGGSAREQVAELKERWTLDHFDLVQVHNLTDWREHLAALQEMKAEGVIGHVGVTTSHGRRHREIEQIMSSEDIDFVQLTYNITHREAENRLLPLAEERGIGVIANRPYDGGSLIKNLKRRNAPLPEWAKEECGCTTWADFLLKFIVSHPAIICAIPATTQVEHLRENMRAGQSPMPSADARTRMADTIESL
- a CDS encoding aldo/keto reductase, producing the protein MQTIKLGGVSVPRIGQGTWHMGENAGQRQAEVRALREGLDLGMTLIDTAEMYAEGGAEEVVGQAIRDRREEVYLVSKVYPHNASTQGVQAACERSLRRLGTDTIDLYLLHWRGQYPLSETVEAFERLREQGKILRWGVSNFDIDDLAELDAPACATNQVLYNPEARGIEYDLLPWQAQHNMPLMAYCPIGQGGTLLRDATLQRIADKHSATTAQVALAWALRHSGVMAIPKAVNLEHLKQNADADKLRLDEDDLAQIDAAFPPPSRKHSLQIV
- a CDS encoding monovalent cation:proton antiporter-2 (CPA2) family protein, which gives rise to MTDYFVQAFIYLVAAVIAVPLARRFGLGSVLGYLVAGVVIGPVAGLVGQEAITLQHFAEFGVVMMLFLVGMELDPKSLWAMRVRLLGLGGLQVALTAAAASGFAWSLGMAWQTAVAVGFLFSLSSTAIVLQTLTEKGLVKTEGGQSAFSVLLFQDIAVIPMLAVIPLLAVSGISATDAEHGHSSLSLVENLPGWAHGLAVVGAIMVVIVCGHYLSRPLFRYVVQSGMREVFTATSLMLIIGIAALMSLVNLSPALGAFLAGVVLANSEFRHELEANIEPFKGLLLGLFFITVGAGINFGVLAQSWDTILLLALAVIVGKALILVGLAFAFSIRGSEGWLFTLGLAQAGEFGFVLLTYSTQNHVISTESAQVLSLVVALSMFLTPLLFIVYDRVVLPRYQKASNEEAEPDEIEEQAPVIVAGVGRFGQIVCRLLRANNIPSVALDHALEQVENLRRIS